Proteins co-encoded in one Pseudochaenichthys georgianus chromosome 22, fPseGeo1.2, whole genome shotgun sequence genomic window:
- the LOC139436054 gene encoding uncharacterized protein, with amino-acid sequence MLKNTGRMAVRCPICNSSYRALSKHLQRRHGVRNLDERKILLLLANGRTNIRLHPCTILGCEYRGTRLDRHLARDHVELAREELHVVQNQMKMTVAKKELYELRITNPTIEMITAWAVDTVADDDILSQPPPLSPVNECDNPDCKEWRLEANAVRAQRDIYAAEVKSLRCKLQQRIKHKRQRMDQRAGDMPAFDGEERERVILKKRPRTESTPTRLSKSKGPSCSKSPIPACSTSPIPACSKSPTGSHTHSSSSSEPASMHTEASSTSPPINSPWFWGRGRGNIMRDITFPRIMEDYLQGYREHYAGIDPPVRLQENTVSKLSRVKSFLSFMAHGFNRLSDWLFLRDLKRIRGWSRSLMKSSLQVTTSDFYIKNISHFLKYMADTPCKGSRLSQTDMILIKREVVAILKSLKRKVLIHQMQVKRDKMEGLPSHNDLMTCLTSTTTRIPQLLDVMACNPTTATRTLLYGYMTLHWSCIYGHRPGVYSNMTNAEVRKADTTGTAFGYLVHVSNHKTANAFGEAQLYLTVEEFGWMKRWLEIKGTLTCTQSRYFLYTEGKNPFRKLAYSLRMAWADVGLHGPINFTDLRTVHADNAKRFQDKGNRQRVSDFMCHNTATADTFYANNPSLKEAADIRLLFTESLQAAAAASTAAAAGNEDTFAGIDIDSDSSGEEHSPAPYQDSLPRHVPKSDQSLAEHSPSDMGEERVPYSAPTSPTVASDQLVNMQCVVVISPLVNTLYPV; translated from the exons atgctcaagaatacaggtcggatggcggtccgttgtccgatctgtaatagttcctaccgtgccctgagcaagcaccttCAGAGGCgccatggtgtgcgtaacttggatgaaagaaaaattctgctgttgttggccaacggacggaccaacattaggctccatccctgtaccattctgggatgcgagtaccgtggcacaaggctggatcgccacttggccagagaccatgttgagctggcccgggaggaactacatgtggttcaaaatcaaatgaaaatgacagtggccaagaaggagctttatgaactccgaattacaaaccccaccatagaaatgattaccgcttgggctgttgacacggtggcagatgacgatatactgtcacaacctccacccttgtccccggtgaatgaatgtgacaacccggactgcaaagaatggaggctggaggcaaacgcagtgagggctcagcgggacatatatgctgctgaggtgaaatccctgcgctgcaagttgcagcagaggataaagcACAAGCGGcagaggatggatcagcgggccggggacatgcccgcgttcgatggggaggaacgagagcgggtcattctgaagaaacgaccccgaacagagtcgacaccaacgaggctgtccaagtcgaaaggtccctcctgcagcaagtctcctattcccgcctgcagcacgtctcccattcccgcctgcagcaagtcccccactggctctcacacccattcatccagctcctcagagcctgcatccatgcataccgaggcctcgtcaacctcccctcccataaattccccctggttctggggcaggggccggggaaatataatgcgggacatcACATTCCCACGGATTATGG aggattatctgcaaggataccgggagcattatgcaggtatcgacccaccagtgaggctccaggaaaacacagtctccaaactaagcagagtgaagtcgttcctcagtttcatggcacacggtttcaatcgcctgtctgactggctctttttgagggatctcaagaggatacgcgggtggtcccggagcctgatgaagtcaagccttcaggtcacgacctccgacttctacatcaagaatatatcacactttctcaagtacatggccgacacaccgtgcaaggggagcaggctcagccaaaccgacatgattttaatcaaacgggaagtagttgccatcctgaagtccctgaagagaaaagtacttatccaccagatgcaagtgaagcgtgacaagatggaaggtctgccgagccacaacgacctaatgacatgcttgacttcgaccaccactcgcatccctcagctcctggatgtgatggcctgcaatccgactaccgcaaCCCGTACCctgctctatgggtatatgactcttcattggagctgcatttacggccaccgtccgggggtctactccaacatgaccaacgccgaggtccgaaaggcggatacaactggcactgccttcggctacctggttcat gtaagcaaccacaagacggccaacgcgttcggggaagcgcagctgtacctcaccgtagaagaatttggatggatgaagaggtggctggaaattaagggtacgctgacctgcacccagagccgttactttctatacacagaggggaagaacccgttcaggaagcttgcctactccctgaggaTGGCATGGGCTGATGTAGGGCTCCAcggtcccattaacttcaccgacctccgcacagtccacgccgataatgcgaagagatttcaagacaaaggcaaccgccaaagagtgagtgatttcatgtgtcacaacactgcaactgcggacacattttacgcgaataatccttctttgaaggaggctgcggacattcggttgctcttcacagagtcactgcaagcagcggcggcggcatcgacagcagcagcagcgggaaatgaagacacttttgcgggtattgacatcgacagtgacagctctggagaggagcacagcccggctccctaccaagactccctaccaagacatgtcccgaagagcgaccagtcactggccgaacacagcccctcagacatgggtgaagagagggtgccatactctgccccaacttcacccactgttgccagtgatcaacttgtaaatatgcagtgtgttgttgtaatcagtccccttgtaaatacgttatatcctgtgtga